In Streptococcus oralis, a single window of DNA contains:
- a CDS encoding HU family DNA-binding protein — translation MANKQDLIAKVAEATELTKKDSAAAVDAVFAAVTEYLAAGEKVQLIGFGNFEVRERAARKGRNPQTGKEIKIAASKVPAFKAGKALKDAVK, via the coding sequence ATGGCAAACAAACAAGATTTGATCGCTAAAGTAGCAGAAGCTACAGAATTGACTAAGAAAGATTCAGCAGCAGCAGTTGACGCTGTATTTGCAGCAGTAACTGAATACCTTGCAGCTGGTGAAAAAGTTCAATTGATCGGTTTCGGTAACTTTGAAGTTCGTGAGCGTGCTGCACGTAAAGGTCGCAACCCACAAACTGGTAAAGAAATCAAAATCGCAGCTTCTAAAGTTCCAGCATTCAAAGCTGGTAAAGCTCTTAAAGACGCTGTTAAATAA
- a CDS encoding DegV family protein gives MTQVKIVTDSSVTIEPEVVKELNITVVPLSVMIDSVLYSDADLKEGEFLHLMQQSKNLPKTSQPPVGVFAEVFEELSKDGSQIIAIHMSHALSGTVEAARQGASLSTADVTVIDSSFTDQAMKFQVVEAAKLAKEGKDLETILAHVEDVKNNTELYIGVSTLENLVKGGRIGRVTGLLSSLLNIRVVMQMKNHELQPIAKGRGAKTFKKWLEELTETLSKKSVAEIGISYAGTNEWANEMKALLQPYVEKPISVLETGSIIQTHTGENAWAILIRYNS, from the coding sequence ATGACACAAGTAAAAATTGTAACGGACTCTTCTGTTACTATCGAACCAGAAGTAGTTAAAGAATTAAATATCACAGTTGTCCCTCTATCAGTTATGATTGATAGTGTGCTTTATTCGGATGCAGATTTGAAAGAGGGAGAATTCCTTCATCTTATGCAACAAAGTAAGAATCTGCCTAAAACAAGCCAGCCCCCTGTGGGAGTCTTTGCTGAGGTCTTTGAAGAACTAAGTAAAGACGGCAGTCAAATTATCGCGATTCACATGTCCCATGCCTTGTCTGGAACTGTTGAAGCTGCTCGCCAAGGGGCAAGTCTCTCAACTGCTGATGTAACGGTTATTGATAGTTCCTTTACAGATCAAGCGATGAAGTTCCAAGTTGTTGAAGCCGCAAAACTTGCTAAAGAAGGTAAAGACTTAGAAACGATCTTAGCTCATGTAGAGGACGTTAAAAATAATACAGAACTTTATATCGGTGTTTCGACGCTAGAAAACTTAGTTAAGGGTGGTCGTATTGGACGTGTGACAGGATTACTAAGCTCACTCTTGAATATTCGTGTAGTAATGCAGATGAAAAACCACGAACTCCAACCAATCGCCAAAGGACGTGGAGCGAAAACGTTCAAAAAGTGGCTTGAGGAATTAACCGAGACTCTTTCCAAAAAATCAGTTGCAGAAATTGGAATTTCCTATGCTGGAACGAACGAATGGGCGAATGAGATGAAGGCATTATTGCAACCTTATGTCGAGAAGCCAATCTCTGTATTGGAAACTGGCTCTATTATTCAAACTCATACTGGAGAGAATGCTTGGGCGATTCTAATTCGCTACAATTCCTAA
- a CDS encoding L-lactate dehydrogenase, with product MTSTKQHKKVILVGDGAVGSSYAFALVNQGIAQELGIIEIPQLHEKAVGDALDLSHALAFTSPKKIYAAQYSDCADADLVVITAGAPQKPGETRLDLVGKNLAINKSIVTQVVESGFDGIFLVAANPVDVLTYSTWKFSGFPKERVIGSGTSLDSARFRQALAEKLDVDARSVHAYIMGEHGDSEFAVWSHANIAGVNLEEFLKDTQNVQESELIELFEGVRDAAYTIINKKGATYYGIAVALARITKAILDDENAVLPLSVFQEGQYGVKNVFIGQPAVVGAHGIVRPVNIPLNDAETQKMQASAKELQAIIDEAWKNPEFQAASKN from the coding sequence ATGACTTCAACTAAACAACACAAAAAAGTGATCCTTGTTGGTGACGGTGCCGTAGGTTCATCTTACGCTTTCGCACTTGTTAACCAAGGAATTGCACAAGAGCTTGGAATTATCGAAATTCCACAATTACACGAAAAAGCTGTTGGTGATGCGCTTGACCTTAGCCACGCCCTTGCCTTCACTTCACCTAAAAAAATCTACGCTGCTCAATACTCTGACTGTGCAGACGCTGACCTTGTTGTTATCACTGCAGGTGCTCCTCAAAAACCAGGCGAAACTCGTCTTGACCTTGTAGGTAAAAACTTGGCTATCAACAAATCAATCGTAACACAAGTTGTTGAATCAGGTTTCGATGGTATCTTCCTTGTTGCAGCTAACCCAGTTGATGTTTTGACTTACTCAACTTGGAAATTCTCTGGATTCCCTAAAGAACGTGTTATCGGTTCAGGTACTTCACTTGACTCAGCACGTTTCCGTCAAGCACTTGCTGAAAAATTGGATGTCGATGCTCGTTCAGTTCACGCCTACATCATGGGTGAACACGGAGATTCTGAGTTTGCGGTTTGGTCACACGCTAACATCGCTGGTGTAAACCTTGAAGAATTCCTTAAAGACACTCAAAACGTTCAAGAATCTGAATTGATTGAATTGTTCGAAGGTGTTCGTGACGCTGCCTACACAATCATCAACAAAAAAGGAGCTACATACTACGGTATCGCTGTAGCACTTGCTCGTATTACAAAAGCAATCCTTGATGACGAAAATGCAGTACTTCCACTTTCAGTCTTCCAAGAAGGTCAATACGGTGTTAAAAACGTCTTTATCGGTCAACCAGCTGTTGTTGGTGCACACGGTATCGTTCGTCCAGTAAACATCCCCTTGAACGATGCTGAAACTCAAAAAATGCAAGCATCTGCTAAAGAATTGCAAGCTATCATTGATGAAGCATGGAAAAACCCTGAATTCCAAGCAGCTTCTAAAAACTAA
- a CDS encoding O-acetylhomoserine aminocarboxypropyltransferase/cysteine synthase family protein encodes MTRDFKFETLQLHAGQVVDPATKSRAVPIYQTTSFVFDDTQEGADLFALRKPGNIYTRITNPTTAAFEERIAALEGGVGALATASGMAAVTYTILALAHAGDHVVAASTIYGGTFNLLKETLPRYGITTTFVDVDNLEEVEAAINDNTKLVLIETLGNPLINIPDLEKLAEIAHKHQIPLVSDNTFATPYLINVFSHGVDIAIHSATKFIGGHGTTIGGVIVDSGRFDWAASGKFPQFVEEDPSYHNLSYTRDVGAAAFIIAVRVQLLRDTGAALSPFNAFLLLQGLETLSLRVERHVQNAEKIVDFLVNHPKVEKVNYPKLADSPYHALAEKYLPKGVGSIFTFHVKGGEAEARKVIDNLEIFSDLANVADAKSLVVHPATTTHGQLSEKDLEAAGVTPNQIRLSIGLENVEDLIEDLRLALEKI; translated from the coding sequence ATGACTCGTGATTTTAAATTTGAAACTCTACAATTACATGCTGGGCAAGTAGTTGATCCGGCAACCAAGTCTCGTGCAGTACCGATTTATCAAACAACATCCTTCGTTTTTGATGACACGCAAGAAGGTGCTGATTTGTTTGCCTTGAGAAAACCAGGGAACATTTATACTCGTATCACAAACCCTACAACAGCGGCATTTGAAGAAAGAATCGCTGCACTTGAAGGTGGTGTTGGAGCACTAGCGACCGCATCAGGTATGGCTGCTGTAACCTACACTATTTTGGCGCTTGCTCACGCAGGTGACCATGTGGTGGCTGCGTCAACTATTTACGGTGGGACCTTCAACCTCTTGAAGGAAACCCTTCCTCGTTATGGGATTACAACAACCTTTGTCGATGTGGATAATTTAGAGGAAGTGGAAGCAGCTATCAATGACAATACCAAGCTTGTCTTGATTGAAACCTTGGGGAATCCCTTGATTAACATTCCTGACTTGGAAAAATTGGCTGAGATTGCGCATAAACACCAGATTCCTCTCGTTTCGGACAATACTTTTGCCACACCATATTTGATTAACGTCTTCTCTCACGGTGTAGATATTGCCATTCACTCAGCAACTAAGTTTATTGGTGGACATGGTACGACTATTGGCGGTGTCATCGTGGACAGTGGTCGTTTTGATTGGGCAGCTTCAGGGAAATTTCCTCAATTTGTTGAGGAAGATCCTAGCTACCACAACTTGAGCTATACTCGTGATGTGGGTGCAGCAGCCTTTATTATCGCTGTTCGTGTTCAATTGCTCCGTGATACAGGTGCGGCCTTGTCGCCATTTAACGCCTTTCTCTTGCTCCAGGGACTTGAAACTCTCTCTCTTCGTGTGGAACGCCATGTGCAAAATGCAGAGAAAATTGTTGATTTCCTTGTCAACCATCCTAAGGTAGAGAAGGTAAATTATCCAAAACTAGCTGACAGTCCATATCATGCCTTGGCTGAGAAATATTTGCCAAAAGGTGTGGGTTCAATCTTTACCTTCCATGTCAAAGGTGGAGAGGCAGAAGCTCGCAAGGTTATTGATAATTTGGAAATCTTCTCTGACCTTGCAAACGTGGCAGATGCCAAATCTCTTGTTGTCCATCCTGCGACAACCACTCACGGTCAGTTGTCAGAAAAAGATCTAGAAGCAGCAGGTGTAACACCAAACCAAATCCGCTTGTCGATCGGTCTTGAAAATGTAGAGGATTTGATTGAAGATTTGCGTTTGGCCTTGGAAAAAATTTAA
- the gyrA gene encoding DNA gyrase subunit A, whose protein sequence is MQDKNLVNVNLTKEMKTSFIDYAMSVIVARALPDVRDGLKPVHRRILYGMNELGVTPDKPHKKSARITGDVMGKYHPHGDSSIYEAMVRMAQWWSYRYMLVDGHGNFGSMDGDGAAAQRYTEARMSKIALEMLRDINKNTVDFVDNYDANEREPLVLPARFPNLLVNGATGIAVGMATNIPPHNLGETIDAVKLVMDNPEVTTKDLMEVLPGPDFPTGALVMGKSGIHKAYETGKGSIVLRSRTEIETTKTGRERIVVTEFPYMVNKTKVHEHIVRLVQEKRIEGITAVRDESNREGVRFVIEVKRDASANVILNNLFKMTQMQTNFGFNMLAIQNGVPKILSLRQILDAYIEHQKEVVVRRTRFDKEKAEARAHILEGLLIALDHIDEVIRIIRASETDAEAQAELMSKFKLSERQSQAILDMRLRRLTGLERDKIQSEYDELIALIADLADILAKPERVAQIIKEELDEVKRKFGDKRRTELMIGEVLTLEDEDLIEETDVLITLSNKGYIKRLDQGEFTAQKRGGRGVQGTGVKDDDFVRELVSTSTHDHLLFFTNKGRVYRLKGYEIPEYGRTAKGLPVVNLLKLDEGESIQTIINVESERSDDAYLFFTTRHGIVKRTSVKEFANIRQNGLKALNLKDEDELINVLLTEEDTDIIIGTKFGYAVRFNQSAVRGMSRIATGVRGVNLREGDTVVGASVITNQDEVLIITEKGYGKRTLATEYPTKGRGGKGMKTANVAEKNGPLAGLLTVKGDEDLMIITDTGVMIRTNVANISQTGRSTMGVKVMRLDQDAKIVTFTTVAAAEKEEVGTEIETEGEA, encoded by the coding sequence ATGCAGGATAAAAACTTAGTGAATGTTAATCTGACAAAGGAGATGAAGACCAGCTTTATCGACTACGCCATGAGTGTTATCGTAGCGCGTGCTCTTCCTGATGTTCGAGATGGCTTAAAACCAGTTCACCGTCGTATTCTTTACGGAATGAATGAACTAGGTGTTACTCCAGACAAACCCCATAAAAAATCAGCCCGTATTACAGGGGATGTCATGGGTAAATACCACCCTCACGGAGACTCGTCTATTTATGAGGCTATGGTTCGTATGGCCCAGTGGTGGAGCTATCGTTACATGCTCGTTGATGGACATGGAAACTTTGGCTCTATGGACGGGGACGGTGCTGCCGCACAGCGTTATACTGAGGCACGTATGAGCAAGATTGCTCTGGAAATGCTTCGTGACATCAATAAAAACACAGTTGATTTCGTAGACAACTACGATGCTAACGAACGTGAACCCTTGGTTTTGCCTGCTCGTTTTCCAAACCTTTTGGTCAATGGAGCAACGGGTATCGCTGTTGGGATGGCAACCAATATTCCACCTCACAACTTGGGTGAAACCATTGATGCAGTGAAGTTGGTTATGGATAATCCTGAAGTGACGACTAAGGACTTGATGGAAGTCTTGCCTGGTCCAGATTTTCCGACTGGCGCTCTTGTCATGGGGAAATCAGGTATTCATAAGGCTTATGAGACTGGTAAAGGTTCCATTGTCCTTCGTTCTCGTACAGAGATTGAAACCACTAAGACGGGTCGTGAGCGCATCGTTGTAACAGAATTCCCTTATATGGTTAATAAAACCAAGGTACATGAGCATATTGTTCGCTTGGTTCAGGAAAAGCGAATTGAGGGCATTACAGCCGTACGTGATGAGTCCAACCGTGAAGGCGTTCGCTTTGTAATCGAGGTTAAACGCGACGCGTCTGCCAACGTTATCCTTAACAACCTCTTCAAGATGACACAGATGCAAACCAACTTTGGTTTCAACATGTTGGCGATTCAAAATGGCGTACCAAAAATCTTGTCCCTTCGTCAAATTTTGGATGCTTATATCGAGCACCAAAAAGAAGTGGTTGTTCGCCGTACTCGTTTTGACAAGGAAAAGGCGGAGGCGCGTGCGCACATCTTAGAAGGTCTTTTAATTGCACTTGACCATATCGACGAAGTGATTCGTATCATTCGTGCCAGTGAAACAGATGCGGAAGCGCAAGCTGAGTTGATGAGCAAGTTCAAGCTTTCTGAACGTCAAAGTCAAGCTATCCTTGATATGCGTCTTCGTCGTTTGACAGGATTGGAACGTGATAAAATTCAGTCTGAATATGATGAATTGATTGCCTTGATTGCAGATTTGGCTGATATTCTTGCCAAACCTGAGCGCGTGGCGCAAATTATCAAAGAGGAATTGGACGAAGTCAAACGCAAGTTTGGAGACAAGCGTCGTACGGAGTTGATGATTGGAGAAGTCTTAACTCTTGAAGATGAAGATTTGATTGAAGAAACGGATGTCTTGATTACCCTATCTAACAAGGGCTATATCAAACGTTTGGACCAAGGTGAGTTCACTGCTCAAAAACGTGGTGGCCGTGGAGTTCAAGGTACGGGAGTTAAGGATGATGACTTTGTGCGTGAGTTGGTTTCAACCAGCACCCATGATCATTTACTCTTCTTTACCAATAAAGGACGCGTATACCGACTAAAAGGTTATGAAATCCCTGAATACGGCCGTACTGCTAAGGGCTTGCCAGTTGTCAATCTATTGAAGTTGGACGAAGGTGAGAGTATTCAGACCATCATCAACGTTGAGTCTGAACGTAGTGATGATGCCTATCTCTTCTTTACAACTCGTCACGGTATTGTGAAGAGAACCAGTGTCAAAGAGTTCGCTAATATTCGTCAAAATGGACTGAAAGCCTTGAATCTCAAGGATGAAGACGAATTGATTAATGTCTTGCTGACAGAAGAAGATACGGATATTATCATTGGTACCAAGTTTGGTTATGCCGTTCGCTTTAATCAATCAGCTGTTCGTGGCATGAGCCGTATCGCGACAGGTGTCCGAGGAGTCAATCTTCGTGAGGGTGACACAGTAGTTGGTGCTAGCGTGATTACGAACCAAGATGAGGTTCTTATTATCACTGAAAAAGGATACGGTAAACGTACACTTGCTACTGAATATCCTACTAAAGGCCGTGGTGGTAAAGGGATGAAGACAGCCAATGTTGCTGAGAAAAATGGTCCTCTGGCAGGTCTCCTCACTGTTAAGGGGGATGAAGACCTGATGATTATCACAGATACAGGTGTCATGATCCGTACAAATGTTGCCAATATTTCACAAACTGGACGCTCAACTATGGGAGTTAAGGTGATGCGTCTAGATCAGGATGCTAAGATTGTGACCTTTACAACGGTTGCTGCGGCAGAAAAAGAAGAAGTTGGGACTGAAATTGAAACAGAAGGTGAAGCATAA
- a CDS encoding formate/nitrite transporter family protein encodes MVSSEFISKIEFACKKKESLYSQSKFKYAIRSMFAGAFLTFSTAAGAVGADLINKIAPGSGRFLFPFVFAWGLAYIVFFNAELVTSNMMFLTAGSFLKKISWRKTTEILLYCTLFNLIGALIAGWGFAHSAAYAHLTHDSFISGVVEMKLGRSNELILLEAILANVFVNIAILSFILVKDSAAKLWLVLSAIYMFVFLTNEHIAANFASFAIVKFSVAADSIANFDIPNILRHWGVTFIGNFIGGGLLIGLPYAFLNKNEDTYVD; translated from the coding sequence ATGGTCTCTTCAGAATTTATTTCAAAGATTGAATTTGCTTGCAAGAAGAAAGAAAGTCTTTATAGCCAAAGTAAGTTTAAGTATGCGATTCGTTCCATGTTTGCAGGTGCCTTTTTAACATTTAGCACGGCTGCGGGTGCAGTTGGGGCTGACTTGATAAATAAAATCGCACCAGGTAGTGGTCGCTTCCTTTTCCCATTCGTTTTTGCTTGGGGATTGGCCTACATTGTTTTTTTTAATGCTGAACTGGTAACTTCAAACATGATGTTCTTGACAGCTGGTAGTTTCTTGAAAAAAATCTCTTGGAGAAAAACAACTGAGATTTTACTTTACTGTACCTTGTTCAACCTTATCGGTGCTTTGATAGCAGGTTGGGGCTTTGCTCATTCGGCAGCCTATGCACATCTGACTCACGATAGTTTCATTTCAGGGGTTGTAGAGATGAAGTTAGGCCGTTCAAATGAGCTGATTTTGCTTGAGGCTATTTTAGCCAATGTCTTCGTAAACATTGCTATTCTTTCCTTTATTTTGGTCAAGGATAGTGCAGCTAAGCTATGGCTCGTTTTATCAGCTATTTACATGTTTGTATTCTTAACAAACGAACACATCGCAGCCAACTTTGCTTCATTTGCGATTGTAAAATTCAGTGTTGCAGCTGATTCTATTGCAAACTTTGACATTCCTAATATTCTTCGTCACTGGGGTGTGACCTTTATTGGGAACTTCATTGGGGGCGGTCTCTTGATAGGATTACCATACGCCTTCCTCAATAAAAACGAAGATACTTATGTAGATTAA
- a CDS encoding class A sortase, whose translation MSHKKTKNKKSKKNKRRNLFINILAGFLILLSLALIFNSKIRDIFLVWNTNKYQVNQVTKENIDENLKTEGNFDFDSVKSISSEAVLASQWDAQKLPVIGGIAIPEVEINLPIFKGLDNVNLFYGAGTMKPDQKMGEGNYSLASHHIFTAENASQMLFSPLVNAKAGMKIYLTDKDKVYTYEITEVKRVTPDRVDEIDDRIGVQEITLVTCVDYNATERIIVKGIFKESKAYSETSEDILKAFNQPYRQRY comes from the coding sequence ATGTCTCATAAAAAAACGAAAAATAAAAAGAGTAAGAAAAATAAGCGCAGAAATCTATTTATCAATATTTTAGCGGGTTTCTTAATTCTTTTATCGCTAGCTTTAATTTTTAATTCAAAGATTCGCGATATCTTTTTGGTATGGAATACCAATAAATACCAAGTCAATCAAGTCACTAAGGAAAATATAGATGAAAATCTAAAAACTGAAGGGAATTTTGATTTTGACTCTGTTAAGTCTATTTCATCCGAAGCTGTATTGGCTTCACAATGGGATGCTCAGAAACTTCCCGTTATTGGAGGTATTGCTATTCCCGAAGTGGAGATTAACCTCCCTATTTTCAAAGGGTTGGATAATGTAAACTTGTTCTACGGAGCAGGGACCATGAAACCAGACCAAAAAATGGGAGAAGGCAACTATTCTCTAGCCAGTCACCATATCTTTACTGCTGAAAATGCCAGTCAAATGCTCTTCTCGCCTTTGGTCAATGCCAAAGCAGGTATGAAAATTTATCTGACTGATAAGGATAAAGTTTATACTTATGAGATTACAGAAGTAAAACGTGTTACACCAGACCGTGTAGATGAAATCGATGATCGTATTGGTGTGCAGGAGATTACTTTGGTTACTTGTGTTGATTATAATGCGACTGAGCGTATAATCGTCAAAGGAATCTTTAAAGAATCAAAAGCTTATTCTGAGACTTCTGAGGATATTTTGAAGGCCTTTAATCAACCGTATAGACAACGTTATTAA
- a CDS encoding YitT family protein — protein sequence MIRKLQPIITIILGAAIYAFGLTYFVVPYHLFEGGATGITLITYYLFKIPVSLMNLLINIPLFILAWKIFGPKTLYSSLLGSISLSVWLAIFERIPLHIDLQGDLIIVALVSGVLLGVGLGIIFNAGGTTGGSDIVARILNKYTNISIGKLLFGIDFFILMLILIIFQDLRLVTYTLLFDFIIARVIDLIGEGGYAGKGFMIITQYPDQLAKEINDELGRGVTFISGQGYYSKKDLKIIYCIVGRNEIVKMKDMIHKIDPQAFITITEAHEILGEGFTYVKD from the coding sequence ATGATTCGAAAACTTCAACCGATTATCACCATTATTCTTGGAGCTGCTATCTATGCCTTCGGTCTTACCTACTTTGTTGTTCCTTATCATTTATTTGAGGGAGGGGCGACAGGTATTACCCTGATTACCTACTATCTCTTTAAGATTCCTGTCTCATTGATGAACCTCTTGATTAATATCCCTTTATTTATCCTGGCTTGGAAAATATTTGGACCTAAGACCCTCTACTCCAGCCTTCTAGGATCTATTTCACTTTCCGTTTGGCTAGCAATTTTTGAGCGTATTCCTTTGCACATCGACTTGCAAGGGGATCTCATCATTGTCGCTTTAGTCTCAGGAGTCTTACTGGGGGTTGGTTTAGGAATTATCTTTAATGCTGGTGGAACCACTGGTGGCTCTGATATCGTTGCCCGTATCCTCAACAAATACACCAATATTTCGATTGGTAAATTGCTCTTTGGGATTGACTTTTTTATCCTAATGTTGATTTTGATTATCTTCCAGGATCTTCGTCTAGTTACCTATACCCTCTTATTTGACTTTATCATCGCTCGTGTTATCGACTTGATAGGCGAAGGAGGTTATGCTGGTAAAGGATTTATGATTATTACCCAATATCCTGATCAATTGGCCAAAGAGATTAACGATGAACTCGGACGTGGCGTTACCTTTATATCTGGTCAAGGCTACTACAGCAAAAAGGACTTAAAAATTATCTACTGTATCGTCGGTCGAAATGAAATCGTTAAAATGAAAGATATGATTCACAAAATTGATCCTCAAGCCTTTATCACCATCACTGAGGCTCATGAAATTCTGGGTGAAGGATTTACTTATGTGAAAGATTAA